In Calliopsis andreniformis isolate RMS-2024a chromosome 9, iyCalAndr_principal, whole genome shotgun sequence, the genomic window ATGAATTCACCTTCTGGAAGTAATTAAGAGCTTAATTGGACCTTCCTGGCGATAAGTCGTCAAATTGGAGGATCGAGTAACAAGCACCATAGCTATTGGGTAGTGTGAAAACGAAGAACTTGTTACGAAACGGTGATGAAGGATCATCGAAGTCCTTGTTAACGTTCCTCCCCCTTTTGCTACTTTTCTCTTACTTTGTGATTCTCGCTTCTTCGAGCTATAACACAAACTTGCAATCTCTCCTCCAAGAAAGTCAATAATACATCTCATTTCGAGAAATATCTCCTGAATTGGCTTCTActgataattttatttcttatcGAGATTGCGAGTACCTTACATAATATCTTATTGTCAGTCTTAATAAACTAATTAACCAGCGAGTAGTAATTAATCAGAAGTAGTTCATCTTCGTCAAAGTTTGATCATTAGCGCGGGACTTAAGTCGGGGGCGGGGTTAATCGAACAAATCGAAAGCAACAGCTCGATGTCACCCACAATGGCGAACCTTGTCAAGAAAGAAGCTTACTGAAGCTACTCACCTTGCACTTGGGATACTCTTCTTCCGGCGTCGGTCTCTTCCACCCCAACAGCGGGGGGATGCAGACGAGGGCTGACAGTAACCAGACCAGCGCGATCATCAGCGCCGCCCTGGCCGGTGTCCTCTTCTTAAGATAATCCACCGCCTGCGTGATACTCCAGAACCTGTCCAGGCTGATCAGGCACAGGTTCATGATGCTAGCGGTGCACAGCAACACGTCCATGGCCGAGTGAATATCGCACCACCAGTAGCCGAAAATCCAATATCCCATGATCTCGTTCGCCAGCGAGAATGGCATGATCACCAGCCCCAGGAAGAAGTCGGCGACAGCCAGGCTGGCTATGAACCAGTTCTGAATGTTCTTCAGCGCCTTTTCGGTGGCGATGGCGATGATCACCAGCATATTACCCACGACGATGACGATCATCAGCAGGGTCGCCAGGACGGACGCCAGAATGATGTGCGGCAAGGTGTAACCCGAGGGATACAGGCTGTCACCGAACACGATCTTCGCCGTGTCGTTATACAAGCTGTCGTTCCACGCGTATCTCAGGCTCTCGTTGAAGGAGTCGTTCGACGTTCCCCCGAAATCCTCCATCGTGCCAGCCAGACCGAACAGCACCTCCAACTCCCTGAGTCTCTCCGCGTCTTCCTTGGCGATAACACCGATGTCAGTGGTGTTGTCGAAGCCGACGTCCCCACTGTCGTCCACGTTGTCAGTTATCCCAGTGCCGAGAGAAGGAAGCTTGGTACCTGACGCGGTATCTCCCGCGTTTAATCTCGCACAAGCACAACGCGTCCACTCCGCTCGGTCCTGTCCTTGCACGCTCACCTCAGACCTGGTGTTGTTGTTGGTACCCTCTGTAGTAGGCTCGGTTGGTCCTTGGTCGACAGTATCGCGAATCTCTGTCCCGCAATCGGCAACAGTCGTCGTGGCTAGGCGCAGCAGCGGGTGTTGGTCGCTCGGGATCGCGCGAGTCGAGTGGGCCTCGTTTACGGAAGACGTCGTGCCGCCGCTCAGTTGGGACCACGTCATGTTCTCCTCGAAGACGCTGGTGGACGCCGCTGTCGGACTACCGGCGTCGATGGTCATAATAGTCCCGAGGAGCGGCATCACTCGCACCCTCGCCGTCCACTGCTGATGCTATCTCGACAGGGTCGAGGCGGACGCGGTGGCTGCGCGTGAGTAGCAGCGTGCCCCGGGTGCTAGCTCgagtagcagcaacagcaggatGGTGGTGGTCTCGTCGCATCTCGAGGCCAGGGGCGTCATGCCCGTTTCAGGATGATGGCATCGTCATCAAACGGACAATGTCACGCAGCCGCGGAGCCTGACTCGATTACGTTCGTCGACTTCTTCGCCGCGACGCTGTTGTTGGTTCGACGACGGGGACAACGATCGGTACTTGTCTACCTACTGTCACTGTCCTTGCGTACTTAACTATAGAGTATATTATTCGCGGGAGTTTCGCTGTTTCCAGTTACGTTTCTCTCTCTGTGGGATTCAGCGTTTCGACAGTTTCCTCCGCTGACAGAAACTGGCCGCTGGGGGTCACTGCTTCATTGGACCGATAATCTTTTAGAATCTGGTTTACGGCGGCGCTGGTCCGTCTCGCGATTGCGTACCACCCAGTCCCGCTGTCGCACGAGTTGGCCCTTGATTTATTGCTTGCGTGAGTTGCCGCTCCTTCTTCGTATTCTCGGTATCCGGCCGGTTCCTTACGATGACGAAGTTAATACGGAAAGAGCGTGCAGAGAGATTTATGGATAGTCCGCTGGCTGACTGGATTAAGGAGATAAAGGTGAATAGCGAGAGAggagagggagaaagagaaaCGGCAGGCGAGATGGAAAAGGAGCAATGAGATAGAGATTGCGAATAGGCGTGAAAAATTGGTCCCCCTTTTTTAGCTTCCTCTTAGATTAAACTCGAGCTGCTCAGGCTCCTCCTTCGAGCCTATAATTAAGCGAGCAGAATATTCTTGCGATAGACGATCGGCCTAGATGATTCTCGACCGAGTCGACGACGCTACGCGAGGTATCGAATGAATCTCGAAACCAATGGCAGAGCGTGACTCGAACTCGCTTATCGCTCGAAACGTGCGCGACTGGAGACGCCCCGCGAAGTCGAGTCTTCGTGGACCGACGATTCCTGAAAATTCTACGCGCGACTCAACGTCGTTTCCGCAGTGCAACGACGCCCGTGAGCTAATTGATCACGCGCCACATCTAAAAAGGCTAAGCATTGAATACCCGTACTGCTCCGACTTGCTTTTGCGAATTGTATTCTTAAAATTTGGTGTCCCTTCTTTTTTATCGTTAACCGAGAAAAAAGGAACGGAACGCCACCACGGCAAACGAAAACTCCAAGAGATTATCTCGTTAGACTCTACGCACGCACAGACACACGCGACGAAAAGTGATGACCTCGGTTAATTATTAAGTCTCAGTAACGTACATTCATACATCGATTTACTCGTTTATATTCTACGTTTCGCATGCTGTAGGCGCGAGTTTCGGTTCGTCCGCTCTACGAGCTGGTCCTTAGAACGCGTTAATTATCCTCTAAGTATAGAATTACGATCGTAGTGCGAGAACGGTTCGAGGAGAAGCGAAGAAACGGATGGAGAGGAAGAGAAAAAAGGGGATTGAACGCGATGACGTTCCTTCGATAAAAGTCGACGTTCTCGACCCCTATGTACATCTATTTACACGCTCGAAATTCGTCGATACATGCCTCCGAATCCACCGCTGGCTCGTCCTTTAACCCTTGCTCGGTTGACACTCAGGATCAACAGGATGCACACTGTCTTCTCGCGATTCACGTCGACGTTCAGAGTTCTCGCACCACCTGCGACCACTTAACACGTCAGCTGATCAGCCGATCGAGTAGTCTTCTCCGTGTTATTCCTCTTAGGGCA contains:
- the Octalpha2r gene encoding alpha2-adrenergic-like octopamine receptor, with amino-acid sequence MPLLGTIMTIDAGSPTAASTSVFEENMTWSQLSGGTTSSVNEAHSTRAIPSDQHPLLRLATTTVADCGTEIRDTVDQGPTEPTTEGTNNNTRSEVSVQGQDRAEWTRCACARLNAGDTASGTKLPSLGTGITDNVDDSGDVGFDNTTDIGVIAKEDAERLRELEVLFGLAGTMEDFGGTSNDSFNESLRYAWNDSLYNDTAKIVFGDSLYPSGYTLPHIILASVLATLLMIVIVVGNMLVIIAIATEKALKNIQNWFIASLAVADFFLGLVIMPFSLANEIMGYWIFGYWWCDIHSAMDVLLCTASIMNLCLISLDRFWSITQAVDYLKKRTPARAALMIALVWLLSALVCIPPLLGWKRPTPEEEYPKCKLSEDIGYVLYSALGSFYIPSCIMVFVYIRIYFAAKARARRGIRKQPRPRAVVPPESPDVKQTSFTQCTSGTETKKVPGSVMENVATIENQPVQIPIVTCDFASDVSTSEADPGGNSIPMEEKDTLKVTIPMPMQKSNLKATLSVNGDGQSSVPSRCRAPSVGIDVDMVSEFDPSSSDSGVVSRCAVVKPLKLRLCQPIFGRKHITKLKREHGGRPSAKDDSTIETKSSKPRDPEREKRRLARKKEKRATLILGFIMGSFIACWLPFFVLYIVKPLFPTIEIPTQAFVIAFWLGYMNSALNPFIYTVFNKDFRRAFRRILFK